From a single Nicotiana tomentosiformis chromosome 2, ASM39032v3, whole genome shotgun sequence genomic region:
- the LOC104115519 gene encoding AAA-ATPase At2g18193-like: MYDVSKMQNTASTLFSAYASLAASMMLVRTMANDLIPKSLLTYIQSAISYLFTPLSSQLTIIVDEQCGMTRNQVYEAAEIYLRTKIGPNADRVRAHKTPKQKNINVSIEKDEEISDVYGVVQLKWKLVSVEPQDRSYTPEKRFFELSFNKKFKESVLNEYLPFVLTKAKEIQDNDRAVKLYTRDCPCGNDDDGYGYGGGGGGVWGSINLDHPATFDTLAMEPDMKKMIIEDLDRFVKRRDFYKKVGKAWKRGYLLYGPPGTGKSSLIAAMANYLKFDIYDLELTSLYSNSELRRILISTSNRSIIVIEDIDCSVEMHDRNLGHQPADTKLTLSGLLNFIDGLWSNCGDERIIVFTTNRKEKLDPALLRPGRMDMHIHMSYCTNQSFKILAFNYLGVRDHRLFEEIEGLIKNVEVTPAEIAEELMRSEDADVALEGVVNLLKRKANEANRIKDEKSPSTPEGDENDEIEEEKVDEGEIQEAKRLRTEMLVHTLRNQRRGRMRIGRPNRGRRGRW; the protein is encoded by the exons ATGTACGACGTCTCAAAAATGCAGAACACGGCATCAACCTTATTCTCGGCGTACGCTTCTCTAGCGGCGTCAATGATGCTTGTTCGCACCATGGCTAACGATCTCATCCCTAAATCCCTCCTCACTTACATCCAATCAGCTATCAGTTATCTCTTCACTCCACTTTCTAGCCAGCTCACTATCATCGTTGACGAACAGTGTGGTATGACCAGAAACCAAGTGTATGAAGCCGCCGAAATTTACCTCCGTACAAAGATCGGCCCAAACGCTGACCGAGTCCGGGCTCACAAAACTCCTAAACAGAAAAACATCAACGTTAGCATAGAGAAGGATGAAGAGATCAGTGATGTATACGGCGTCGTACAGTTGAAATGGAAATTGGTTTCTGTTGAGCCCCAGGACCGAAGTTATACCCCAGAAAAAAGATTCTTTGAGCTCAGTTTTAATAAGAAGTTTAAAGAAAGTGTGTTGAATGAGTATTTACCTTTTGTGTTGACCAAGGCTAAGGAGATTCAAGATAATGATAGGGCTGTGAAATTGTACACAAGGGATTGTCCTTGTGGTAATGATGACGATGGGTATGGTTATgggggtggtggtggtggggTTTGGGGTTCTATTAATTTGGACCATCCTGCAACTTTTGATACTTTGGCTATGGAACCTGATATGAAGAAGATGATAATTGAGGATCTTGATAGATTTGTGAAAAGGAGAGATTTTTATAAGAAAGTTGGTAAGGCTTGGAAAAGAGGGTATCTTTTATATGGACCTCCAGGAACTGGGAAATCTAGCTTGATTGCTGCCATGGCCAATTACTTGAAGTTTGatatttatgatttggaacttACCAGTCTGTATTCTAACTCGGAATTAAGAAGGATTTTGATATCCACCTCGAACCGATCTATTATTGTGATTGAAGATATTGATTGTAGCGTGGAAATGCACGATCGAAACCTTGGGCATCAACCCGCCGACACTAAG TTAACGTTATCTGGTTTGTTGAACTTCATTGATGGATTGTGGTCCAATTGTGGGGACGAAAGAATTATTGTATTCACAACCAACCGTAAGGAGAAATTAGATCCAGCACTATTGAGACCTGGTCGAATGGATATGCATATTCATATGTCCTATTGTACTAATCAGAGTTTCAAGATTCTGGCTTTTAACTACCTAGGCGTTCGTGACCATAGACTATTCGAGGAAATTGAAGGCCTAATCAAGAATGTAGAGGTAACCCCTGCAGAAATTGCAGAGGAACTAATGAGAAGTGAGGATGCTGATGTTGCTCTTGAGGGAGTGGTTAATTTGCTCAAGCGAAAAGCCAATGAAGCCAATCGAATCAAGGACGAGAAGAGTCCGAGCACCCCTGAAGGCGATGAGAACGACGAGATTGAGGAAGAAAAGGTTGATGAAGGTGAAATTCAAGAAGCTAAAAGATTGAGAACTGAAATGTTGGTACATACTTTGAGAAACCAAAGGAGAGGAAGAATGAGAATTGGAAGACCGAACAGAGGAAGAAGAGGGCGTTGGTGA